From one Populus alba chromosome 17, ASM523922v2, whole genome shotgun sequence genomic stretch:
- the LOC118053080 gene encoding probable disease resistance protein At1g61300: MAGGSDPFQSYFDKVDGGLLKCIFCEKTLAGSSSTTRMKYHLARVGGGGVTICEKVTPDVQRAAFDKLPGRMRGSMPSSSNNIIVTADSDPAQDLEMQEQGQSRLDDVSWMDGIAGGEFFLSEETMVPSMLMPDAPVTGLGIEPAVQAFETDTNNITLHSIESRELMQAVTERGSCSKMPVDKSVPSSSNNEGINAASTALRGLEMEQEEQPLSDERGRKGFMIRGETELVEEPRAPVVLMPDEPETRQRTEQAHQSFEMNLNNISSSSMRDFVLRIGRLTTSPELMQSDVEIQPSSKSPVHKKRRTGRYVLPTTKLVGQAMERNMKAVCSWLLNDEVSCIGIYGMGGIGKTTLATHIHNQLQEKPDICPRVCWISVPQEFSVHALQDLIAEAFGLHLGNGKDVVNRAGKLWTTLSVTKCVLIIDNLWNHFPLDKVGIPLKTDGCKLILTTRSLDTCRKMDCQRIIKVEPLSESEAWDLFIDRLGHGVTLCPEMKKTAVSIVKKCSGLPLGIMTMAGSMRGVDDVSQWRDALREPASSEIGTCDTETDVFQILKFSYVQLKHKAIKDCFLYCALFPKGKKIRREELIEYLIVEGIVQELWSRQAQFDRGHTMLNQLENASLLEGSRDDEDYRYVKMHDLIWDMAWKILNESGGAMVQAGAQLTELPDVRLWREELLRASLMENRIENIPTGFSPMCPRLSTLLLCRNYKLNLVEDSFFQHLIGLKVLDLSDTDIEKLPDSISHLTSLTALLLGWCAKLSYVPSLAKLKALEKLDLSYTGLEDFPKGMKRLKDLRYLNLDGSGVRVLRSGILPQLLKLQFLKLHQKPEVVLSVRGDEISSLYHLETLECNFSDPDDFRFFQSGRRFSQIACKVTVGRPCFSSLEDLNYSRSKSGLIREAWFYDLKLDNANRLIPPFITKAVFVSCQNMRILCPSYEIEGLEILHLDGLIILETPFEVPSKLGTVGVFFNLREMVIHKCHRIKVLLPRFLSTLSRLEVIVVEDCYNLREIMGGCEVWYMERSIPLVFVVLVQI; the protein is encoded by the coding sequence ATGGCTGGAGGAAGTGATCCATTTCAGAGTTATTTTGACAAAGTGGATGGTGGTTTATTGAAGTGCATTTTTTGTGAGAAGACATTGGCTGGAAGTTCTTCCACTACAAGGATGAAATATCATCTGGCAAGAGTTGGAGGTGGTGGTGTTACAATTTGTGAAAAAGTAACTCCAGATGTTCAACGAGCAGCGTTTGATAAGCTTCCTGGCAGAATGCGTGGGAGCATGCCAAGTTCAAGCAATAATATAATAGTTACTGCAGATTCAGATCCTGCGCAAGATTTAGAAATGCAAGAACAAGGACAATCTCGTTTGGATGATGTTTCATGGATGGATGGGATAGCTGGGGGAGAGTTTTTCCTGTCTGAGGAGACCATGGTTCCTAGCATGCTTATGCCCGATGCACCTGTGACTGGATTGGGAATAGAGCCAGCAGTTCAAGCATTTGAAACGGATACGAATAACATCACTCTTCATAGTATAGAGAGTCGGGAGTTGATGCAGGCTGTTACTGAGAGAGGAAGCTGTTCTAAAATGCCTGTAGATAAGAGTGTGCCAAGTTCAAGCAATAACGAGGGAATTAATGCAGCCTCAACTGCTTTGCGGGGCTTAGAAATGGAACAAGAAGAACAACCTCTTTCGGATGAACGAGGACGGAAGGGTTTTATGATTCGGGGGGAGACTGAGCTTGTCGAGGAACCTAGAGCTCCTGTCGTTCTTATGCCAGATGAACCCGAGACTAGACAAAGAACAGAGCAAGCACATCAGTCATTTGAAATGAACTTGAATAAcatctcatcatcatcaatgaGGGATTTTGTGTTGAGAATTGGTAGACTGACCACGAGTCCGGAATTGATGCAGTCTGATGTTGAGATACAACCCTCTTCTAAAAGTCCAGTACATAAGAAACGTAGGACTGGAAGATATGTATTGCCGACAACAAAGCTAGTGGGCCAAGCTATGGAAAGAAATATGAAGGCTGTCTGCTCTTGGTTGTTGAATGATGAGGTCTCATGCATTGGCATTTACGGGATGGGGGGAATTGGAAAGACAACTTTGGCTACACATATCCACAATCAGCTTCAAGAGAAACCAGACATTTGCCCTCGTGTTTGTTGGATTTCTGTGCCTCAAGAATTTAGCGTTCACGCATTGCAGGATCTCATTGCCGAAGCTTTTGGTTTACATCTTGGGAATGGAAAAGATGTGGTGAATAGAGCCGGGAAGCTATGGACTACATTGAGTGTGACAAAAtgtgttttaattattgataatttGTGGAATCATTTTCCTCTTGATAAAGTGGGAATACCTCTTAAAACAGATGGGTGTAAGCTGATTCTTACAACGAGATCATTGGACACATGTCGAAAAATGGATTGCCAAAGGATAATCAAAGTGGAGCCTCTTTCTGAGAGTGAGGCTTGGGATTTGTTCATAGACAGATTAGGGCATGGTGTTACCCTTTGtcctgaaatgaaaaaaactgcAGTGTCTATTGTGAAGAAGTGTTCTGGTTTGCCTCTCGGAATCATGACAATGGCTGGAAGCATGAGGGGAGTGGATGATGTATCTCAGTGGAGAGATGCATTGCGGGAACCGGCAAGTTCAGAAATTGGAACATGTGACACGGAAACTGATGTATTTCAGATATTGAAATTTAGCTATGTTCAGTTAAAACATAAAGCGATTAAAGATTGCTTCTTATATTGTGCATTGTTTCCAAAAGGCAAGAAGATCAGGAGAGAGGAGTTGATAGAGTATTTGATTGTTGAGGGTATAGTCCAAGAATTGTGGAGTAGGCAAGCACAATTTGATCGGGGCCATACCATGCTTAATCAACTTGAAAATGCCAGCTTATTAGAAGGTTCCAGGGACGATGAAGATTACAGATATGTCAAGATGCATGATTTGATTTGGGATATGGCTTGGAAAATATTGAACGAAAGTGGGGGGGCTATGGTTCAAGCAGGTGCACAACTAACAGAATTACCCGATGTAAGATTGTGGAGAGAGGAACTATTAAGAGCTTCACTCATGGAAAATAGAATCGAGAATATTCCAACAGGCTTTTCACCAATGTGCCCGCGTCTCTCAACATTATTGTTATGCAGAAACTACAAATTGAATTTGGTTGAGGATTCTTTTTTCCAACACCTCATCGGACTCAAGGTTCTTGATCTTTCCGACACAGATATAGAGAAGTTGCCGGATTCTATTTCTCATCTGACGAGTCTCACTGCATTGTTGCTGGGATGGTGTGCAAAGCTGAGTTATGTACCATCATTAGCAAAGCTTAAGGCATTGGAGAAGTTGGATCTCAGTTACACTGGACTTGAAGATTTTCCCAAGGGAATGAAAAGGCTGAAGGATCTCAGGTATCTTAATCTTGATGGAAGCGGGGTGCGTGTTTTACGGTCGGGTATTTTACCCCAACTCTTAAAATTACAGTTCCTCAAGCTTCATCAGAAACCTGAAGTTGTTCTCTCAGTTAGAGGAGATGAAATTTCCAGTTTGTATCATTTGGAAACTTTGGAATGCAACTTCAGTGATCCAGACGATTTCAGATTTTTCCAGTCTGGACGGAGATTTTCACAAATTGCATGCAAGGTTACTGTAGGACGACCTTGTTTCTCTTCACTTGAAGATCTTAATTATTCAAGATCGAAGTCAGGGTTAATTAGAGAGGCTTGGTTTTATGACCTCAAGCTTGACAATGCAAATCGTCTGATCCCGCCCTTCATTACAAAAGCAGTTTTTGTTAGTTGTCAAAACATGAGAATCTTATGTCCATCGTATGAAATTGAAGGGCTTGAGATTCTACACCTTGATGGTCTGATAATCTTAGAAACCCCTTTTGAAGTACCTTCAAAACTAGGTACTGTTGGTGTCTTTTTCAATCTCAGAGAGATGGTGATACATAAGTGTCATAGGATAAAGGTGCTGCTCCCTCGGTTTTTGTCTACACTCAGCCGATTGGAAGTGATTGTAGTCGAAGACTGTTACAACCTGCGGGAGATAATGGGAGGTTGTGAAGTTTGGTACATGGAGAGGAGCATTCCTCTCGTTTTCGTAGTTTTGGTACAAATTTGA
- the LOC118053036 gene encoding uncharacterized protein, whose product MTAATKKHLPSSAKPPKNHHSTPNTTTTTSPQPNITQNPNPTTNPSPLSPTLKDQVLSRATHITHQELLKRRSYKLKQLSKCFKDHYWALMEELKIQYREYYWEYGVSPFQEDHQNTLRKQEQQKQGGGIGVLERENEESGANIEVIGENNTNVSDLKSNHRCLFVGCKLKAMALTSFCHLHILSDAKQKLYKPCGYVIKSAQAGPITCGKPILRSTVPSLCTIHVQKAQKHVTQALRKAGLNVSSSSKLAPKFHVIVTEYVRQIQFKRKAAERGNRSKVMDKEVTAS is encoded by the exons ATGACTGCGGCCACCAAGAAACACCTACCCTCCTCCGCTAAGCCACCCAAGAACCACCACTCTACCCccaacaccaccaccacaactAGCCCACAACCTAACATCACTCAAAACCCTAACCCAACCACTAATCCATCACCACTATCTCCCACCCTCAAAGACCAGGTTTTGTCACGCGCCACCCACATCACGCACCAAGAACTCCTCAAAAGAAGGTCTTACAAGCTAAAACAACTCTCAAAATGCTTCAAAGATCATTACTGGGCATTAATGGAAGAACTCAAGATTCAGTACAGAGAGTACTATTGGGAATATGGTGTCAGCCCTTTTCAAGAAGACCATCAAAACACCCTTCGAAAACAAGAACAGCAGAAACAGGGTGGTGGGATTGGCGTTCTAGAGAGGGAGAATGAAGAGAGTGGGGCTAATATTGAAGTTATTGGTGAAAATAACACTAATGTCAGTGATTTGAAGAGTAATCataggtgtttgtttgttgGGTGTAAGTTAAAGGCTATGGCTTTGACAAGTTTTTGTCATCTTCATATACTTTCTGATGCAAAGCAGAAGCTTTACAAGCCTTGTGGTTATGTTATCAAAAG CGCTCAGGCTGGACCGATAACATGTGGAAAGCCAATACTGAGGTCAACAGTTCCTTCTCTCTGCACCATCCATGTCCAAAAGGCCCAGAAACATGTGACTCAGGCTCTGAGGAAAGCAGGTCTTAATGTTTCTTCATCGAGTAAGCTTGCTCCTAAATTTCATGTCATTGTGACAGAATATGTGcgtcaaattcaattcaaaagaaAGGCTGCAGAAAGGGGAAATCGGAGTAAAGTCATGGACAAGGAAGTGACTGCTAGCTGA
- the LOC118053061 gene encoding 4-coumarate--CoA ligase-like 9 yields MDEQANSPINPKSGFNSSAKTFHNLRPPIHLPPEETPFSAAEYALSLHANHSPWPDSLAIINSSTSQKLSYSDFIERIESLTLYLQNVTQLRKNDTAFILCPNSIKVPILYFSLLSLGVVISPANPISTESEISHQISLSNPVIAFAISKTCHKLPKLKHGTILIDSPEFDSIITMSPAATTARQDLEKVTVSQSDLAAIMYSSGTTGKVKGVMLTHRNLMAVIAGYYPFKQERKSPTVMLYTVPYFHVFGFFYSFKSVALSETVVVMERFDLKKMLRAVEKFRVTHLAVAPPVVVAMAKSDLTDGYDLRSLETVGCGGAPLGKDVMKVFTDRFPTVDLWQGYGLTESTGVLSRSNSPEESRRWGSVGRLTACCEAKIVDADTGDALPPGKQGELWVRGSTIMKGYVGDPEANSTTMDPDGWLRTGDLCYIDGEGFLFVVDRLKELIKYKGYQVAPAELEQLLQSHPEIADAAVIPYPDEEAGQVPMAFVVKQPQSRINERGVMDFVAKQVAPYKKVRRVEFVSAIPKSPAGKILRKELRKMVLVPFPSSKM; encoded by the exons ATGGACGAACAAGCCAACTCTCCAATCAACCCAAAGAGTGGCTTCAACTCCTCAGCAAAGACTTTCCATAACCTAAGACCTCCTATCCATCTCCCTCCCGAGGAAACTCCTTTCTCAGCAGCTGAATATGCTCTCTCACTCCATGCCAACCACTCTCCGTGGCCTGATTCATTAGCCATAATCAACTCATCCACAAGCCAAAAGCTTTCTTACTCGGACTTCATTGAAAGAATCGAATCCTTAACCTTGTATCTCCAAAATGTCACTCAACTTCGCAAGAATGACACTGCCTTTATTCTCTGTCCAAACTCCATTAAAGTCCCCATTCTCtacttctctcttctttcactTGGTGTAGTGATCTCCCCTGCAAATCCCATAAGCACTGAATCAGAAATCTCACACCAGATCAGTCTCTCTAACCCGGTAATCGCCTTTGCTATATCAAAAACATGTCACAAGCTTCCAAAGCTGAAACACGGAACTATTCTCATCGACTCACCTGAGTTTGACTCAATAATTACCATGTCTCCTGCAGCAACAACAGCTCGGCAAGACCTCGAAAAGGTTACAGTGAGTCAATCGGACTTGGCAGCGATCATGTACTCCTCAGGCACGACAGGGAAAGTCAAAGGAGTGATGTTGACTCACAGGAACCTCATGGCTGTAATTGCAGGGTACTATCCATTTAAACAAGAGAGGAAATCGCCTACGGTCATGCTTTACACGGTGCCATATTTTCACGTGTTTGGATTCTTCTACAGTTTTAAATCAGTAGCATTAAGTGAAACAGTGGTGGTGATGGAGAGGTTTGATTTGAAGAAGATGTTGAGAGCTGTGGAGAAGTTTAGGGTAACCCACCTGGCGGTGGCGCCACCAGTGGTTGTAGCGATGGCAAAGAGTGACTTGACGGACGGTTACGATTTGAGGTCGCTGGAGACTGTGGGGTGTGGTGGTGCTCCGCTTGGGAAGGATGTTATGAAGGTGTTCACGGACAGGTTTCCTACCGTGGACCTGTGGCAG GGTTATGGGCTAACTGAATCAACGGGGGTCCTGTCCCGGTCAAATAGTCCGGAAGAAAGTCGCCGTTGGGGTTCAGTAGGAAGGCTTACCGCCTGTTGTGAAGCAAAAATTGTTGATGCTGATACCGGTGACGCCTTGCCTCCGGGGAAGCAAGGAGAGCTTTGGGTTAGAGGATCCACAATAATGAAAG GTTATGTTGGTGATCCTGAAGCAAATTCTACCACCATGGATCCAGATGGCTGGTTGAGGACTGGTGATCTTTGTTATATAGACGGGGAAGGTTTTTTATTCGTTGTTGACAGGCTGAAGGAACTGATCAAATACAAGGGATACCAG GTTGCTCCAGCTGAACTAGAGCAACTGCTCCAGTCCCATCCAGAGATAGCTGATGCTGCAGTAATACC ATACCCTGACGAGGAAGCTGGTCAGGTGCCGATGGCTTTTGTGGTGAAACAGCCTCAGAGTAGAATCAATGAAAGGGGGGTAATGGATTTTGTTGCAAAACAG GTTGCACCGTACAAGAAAGTAAGGCGAGTAGAGTTTGTCAGTGCTATACCAAAGAGTCCAGCAGGAAAAATATTGAGGAAGGAACTGAGAAAGATGGTTCTGGTTCCGTTCCCTTCATCGAAAATGTAA